One Candidatus Nezhaarchaeota archaeon genomic window, CGGCAGGGTTGCTTCGGTGCACCCAGGAGCACTGCTCCCTTATGCTAACGAACTCGAGTAAGTATGGGTTTAGCCCCGCCTCCCTGAGGGTCGACTTAAATATGGGCTCGTGCGTCCTAGGCGTACAGCAAGCAACCACTACTCGGTTCAGCTTATGCTGAACTATGTCCTCCTTAATCTTGCTTAGATAGTCTACTGAGCATATCCACTTCCCCTCATCCGCAAAGGCTACTCCTTCAAGCTTCCTGGCGTACTCTACAACCTCAGGTACGTTGACTACCCCGCCTATGTTAGTGCCGCAGTGGCAGACGAAGACCCCTATCCTTAGATCTCTACCCACTTAGCCTTCACCGCCCTCTGAGCAGCCTTCATGCTGGCTGCGATAGCTTGCGCCACGGACTCTGAGATATCGACAGGCCCCGTGGCTCCGCCGCACAGGTATATTCCATCAGCGGTTGCCTCGAGGGGGGCGTTGAGGGGGTCTGCTTCTTTAAAGAAGCCGTGCTCATCGAGCTCCACCTTTAGCACCTTAGCTAGCTTAGCATTACGGCTACTGGGTAGAAGAGCGGTGCATAGGACGAGGATGTCTGTGCTCAACTCCTCCACGACCCCCTTCTCTACGTCCTCATAGACCACCCTCAACATTCCTGTGGAGGGGTCCTCGTATACCTCGGCGGGCCCCGCCTTGACGTACCTCACCCCCATGCTCAAAGCTTTCTTGTAGAAGTCGTGGAAGCCCTTGCCGTAGGTCCTAAGGTCGCTGTACAGTATGTAGGCGTCTACTGAGGGGTCGTGCTCCTTAGTTATAATGGCCTGCTTAGCTGCTACCATACAGCACACCTTAGAGCAGTAAGGTACTCCTGGCTGAGACTTAGAGCCCACCCTACTACCTACGCACTGAACCCAGACGACTCTGCGCGGATGCTTCCTATCGCTAGGCCTAACTATCTCACCCATAGTTGGGCCGCCGGCGTTCATCAGCCTCTCGTACTGCATGTGGGTGAGTACGTTAGGGTATACGTCATAGCCGAGCATGCCACGGGGGGGCTCCATGGGCTCCAGGCCGGTGGCGACTATTATGCTATCGACCACCACGTCGATTATCTTCTCACGCTGCCACAGCATTACTGCCTTAGCACCCTCCTTCTCGCAGGCCTTGACGCAGAGCGCTATTGGGCACTCGCGACACTGACTACAGTCTACTATGCACCCTCCTACGCAAGCCCCCCTATCTCTCATCCTCCCGAACCTGCACCTAGGGTCTATGACGTAGACGTTAGGAACCGCCTGCGGGAAGGGCACGTATATGAGCTTCCTAAAGCCCCCCGCCCTACCGTCTACTTCGTCTGGCACCTTGACCGGACAGACTTCAGCGCACTTACCACAGCCCTTGCACTTCTCTTCATCTACGTAGCGAGGCTTCCTAACGAGCCTGGCCTTAAACCTATTACCTACGCGGTCGACGCGGCGGACCTCGGTGTACGTGAAGAGCTTAATGTTCGGGTGGCGGCGAACCTCGTACATCTTCGGCGCTTCGATGCATATTGAGCAGTCTAGGGTCGGGAAAGTCTTGTCCAGCCTGGCCATCAGCCCCCCTATGCTAGGAGACTCGTCGACTAAGTATACTTCAAACCCATAGTTAGCTAGATTGAGCGAGGCCTCTATGCCAGCTATACCTCCGCCTATAACTAGTGCAGAGTGGTCCATCCTAAACCACGGAGGCCAGCGGTTGACTCTATGTAAGAGAACAAGTATTTATGAATTGCGGGAAACTTGAAAATACGCGCGCACATGCCGAGGATAAACTATTTAAACCTTAGTATGCGTAGGGATAGCGCGAGGGACTATGAGTAAAGCGTGGAAGTGGGACTACTCACAATACCCAGGGTACAGGATGTTCCCAAACCTCTTCAAGCCTATTAAGATAAGGAACCTAACAGTGCCAAATCGCATTAAGTACGCCGCTACTGAGGACAACTACAATACGCACGACGGCTTCATCACCGACCGAGACGTCGCCTACATGAGGATGCGGGCTAGAGGCGTAGTCGGTGGAATTTGCACTATGCAGGGGGTGTACATGGACCCGAAGAAAGAGGGGCAGGGGTATGTGGGGCAGGCCGCGGCTTGGGACGATAAGTTCATACCTGGGCTTAAGCGCATAGCTGACGCTATCCACGAGGAGGGGGCAGTGGCTAACATCCAGTTAATGCACTGCGGTAGAGTTGGCGGCGTCGAGATACCTTACTGCGTAGGGCCTTCAGCTATCCCGCAGAGGCTGAGGATCTTTAGGCCAGTGGTGGAGATGACTAGAGACGACATTAAGCTATGCGTTAAACAGCACGCCGAGGCTGCCCGCAGAGGCGTAGAGGCTGGCTTCGACATAGTCGAGATCTCCGGGATAGTGGGCTACTTAATATCCAACTTCCTATCTAAGTACACTAATAGGCGCACCGATGAGTATGGAGGAGATATTGAGGGCCGCTGTAGGTTCATGGTGGAGATAATAGAGGCCGTTAGGGAGGCCGTTGGCCCAGACGTCCCGCTCATCATAAGGCTCTGCGCTGAAGAACTCCTAGACGACGTGGGCGGGAACACTCCCGAAGAGTGTATGGTGACCTATAGGATGGCTGAGAAAGCCGGCATCGATTGCATCAGCATTACCCAAGGCTGGCAGGAGTCGACGGTCCCAGTCATTACCAGGGACGTGCCTCAAGGGTACTGGCTCTACAACGCTAAGAGAGCTAGGGAGGCGGGGGTCAAGGTGCCCCTCTCGATGGCCTACAGGCTCTTCAAGCCGTCCATGGCCGACAGGGCGATAGCCGAGGGGATAATAGACATCTGGGAGATGTGTAGGCCAATGATAGCAGACCCGCTACTACCTAAGAAGGCCTTGGAGGGGAGGCTCGAGGACGTTAGGCCCTGCATCGCTTGTAACCTATGCTTAGCTAGGCTGTTCAGGGACGCGCCCATGACCTGCGCCACCAACCCCCTATGCGGCCATGAGTGGGATCCTGAGTGGCAGATTAAGCCAGCCGAGGTTAAGAAGAAGGTGATGGTAGTAGGCGGAGGCCCTGCAGGCTTAGAATGCGCTGCTGCAGCAGCCCAGAAGGGACACGAGGTACACCTGTACGATAAGCGGAGCGAGCTAGGCGGCCAGGTTCTATATGCCTCGAAGGGGCCCTTTGGGGAGGAGGAGCTCTACGAAGTAGTAAAGTACCAAGTCGCCCAGTGTAAGAAGGCAGGAGTAGTCTTCCACCTAGGCGTCGAGGTGACCCCTAGGTTAATGGAGGAGGAGGCCCCCGACGCTATCGTAATCGCCACTGGGGCTCGATTCGCTATCGAGAAGGTGCCTGGCTGGGATAGGCCTAACGTAGTGATGGCGCCAGATGTACTAGAGGGTAGGGTCGAGGCGGG contains:
- a CDS encoding CoB--CoM heterodisulfide reductase iron-sulfur subunit A family protein yields the protein MDHSALVIGGGIAGIEASLNLANYGFEVYLVDESPSIGGLMARLDKTFPTLDCSICIEAPKMYEVRRHPNIKLFTYTEVRRVDRVGNRFKARLVRKPRYVDEEKCKGCGKCAEVCPVKVPDEVDGRAGGFRKLIYVPFPQAVPNVYVIDPRCRFGRMRDRGACVGGCIVDCSQCRECPIALCVKACEKEGAKAVMLWQREKIIDVVVDSIIVATGLEPMEPPRGMLGYDVYPNVLTHMQYERLMNAGGPTMGEIVRPSDRKHPRRVVWVQCVGSRVGSKSQPGVPYCSKVCCMVAAKQAIITKEHDPSVDAYILYSDLRTYGKGFHDFYKKALSMGVRYVKAGPAEVYEDPSTGMLRVVYEDVEKGVVEELSTDILVLCTALLPSSRNAKLAKVLKVELDEHGFFKEADPLNAPLEATADGIYLCGGATGPVDISESVAQAIAASMKAAQRAVKAKWVEI
- a CDS encoding FAD-dependent oxidoreductase — its product is MSKAWKWDYSQYPGYRMFPNLFKPIKIRNLTVPNRIKYAATEDNYNTHDGFITDRDVAYMRMRARGVVGGICTMQGVYMDPKKEGQGYVGQAAAWDDKFIPGLKRIADAIHEEGAVANIQLMHCGRVGGVEIPYCVGPSAIPQRLRIFRPVVEMTRDDIKLCVKQHAEAARRGVEAGFDIVEISGIVGYLISNFLSKYTNRRTDEYGGDIEGRCRFMVEIIEAVREAVGPDVPLIIRLCAEELLDDVGGNTPEECMVTYRMAEKAGIDCISITQGWQESTVPVITRDVPQGYWLYNAKRAREAGVKVPLSMAYRLFKPSMADRAIAEGIIDIWEMCRPMIADPLLPKKALEGRLEDVRPCIACNLCLARLFRDAPMTCATNPLCGHEWDPEWQIKPAEVKKKVMVVGGGPAGLECAAAAAQKGHEVHLYDKRSELGGQVLYASKGPFGEEELYEVVKYQVAQCKKAGVVFHLGVEVTPRLMEEEAPDAIVIATGARFAIEKVPGWDRPNVVMAPDVLEGRVEAGKRVVVWGGKGPGVVTALFLANRGRRVTLISRDRKVGKDVNPSYLWRYVMKLGQLGVKVYRNATVEEIGEGEVVVKIIPYDLRIPVAADTVVYAEREPVAELVQAARELCPEVYVIGDALVPRRLHNAIHDGYRVGMRL